The Flavobacterium commune genome contains a region encoding:
- a CDS encoding DUF2335 domain-containing protein, with amino-acid sequence MSTKKNKPTKQEVKTNVSSDLIHVQHELEEINPTVFKGIPVEQKEEIVKTIVSFKHHSGPLPDPETLTQYNQIITDGANRIMLMAEKQQNHRIELEKQAVTSQLSQSKKGQIFGFIITLLIVGCGTYLAVNGHEKTGIVLIGTTLVALAGIFVLGKFKKEKST; translated from the coding sequence ATGTCTACAAAAAAAAACAAACCAACTAAACAAGAAGTAAAAACTAATGTATCTTCAGATTTAATTCATGTACAACACGAATTAGAAGAAATTAATCCAACTGTTTTTAAGGGTATACCTGTAGAACAAAAAGAAGAGATTGTAAAAACTATTGTAAGTTTTAAACATCATTCAGGACCATTACCTGATCCTGAAACTTTAACTCAATATAACCAAATTATAACTGACGGTGCTAATAGGATAATGCTTATGGCAGAAAAACAACAAAACCATAGGATTGAATTAGAAAAACAGGCAGTTACTTCACAATTAAGTCAATCTAAAAAAGGTCAGATATTTGGGTTTATAATAACTTTATTGATTGTGGGTTGTGGTACTTATTTAGCAGTTAATGGACATGAGAAAACAGGTATTGTTTTGATAGGTACAACTTTAGTCGCGCTAGCAGGTATATTTGTTTTAGGAAAGTTTAAAAAAGAAAAATCAACATAA
- a CDS encoding DUF2786 domain-containing protein — protein sequence MKNTDKIKDKIKALLSKTIDNGATKEEMQSALKKANQLMTDFFISEHDLKDNELINKCILEQFELTKSGYDLSIFYADLAHLFDCEHYYTKSKITFFGHEQDVALCGYFYHLITKTCLLEKVKYSKSTNYKYLKRYHHGKTLLSSFIKGFLIEVVCKMKEMYKERQSNIPESYGLMVIEKREKVKNEFIDLNFKIHKQKTKELKGEKVAFEDGIEQGKKIDLIQGIESCDDANQFVLNA from the coding sequence ATGAAAAATACAGATAAGATTAAAGACAAAATAAAAGCATTACTATCTAAAACAATTGATAATGGCGCAACCAAAGAGGAAATGCAATCAGCATTAAAAAAAGCTAACCAATTAATGACAGATTTTTTTATTTCTGAACACGATTTAAAAGATAACGAATTAATAAACAAGTGTATTTTGGAACAATTCGAACTCACTAAAAGTGGTTATGATTTATCAATTTTCTATGCAGATTTAGCACATTTATTTGATTGCGAACATTATTACACGAAAAGTAAAATTACTTTTTTCGGACACGAACAAGATGTAGCATTGTGTGGTTACTTCTATCATTTGATAACAAAAACTTGTCTATTAGAGAAAGTAAAATATTCAAAATCTACAAATTACAAATATCTTAAGCGTTACCATCACGGAAAAACTCTATTATCAAGTTTTATTAAAGGCTTTTTGATAGAAGTTGTTTGCAAAATGAAAGAGATGTACAAGGAACGTCAATCTAACATCCCTGAATCCTATGGCTTAATGGTAATTGAAAAAAGAGAAAAAGTAAAAAACGAATTTATTGATCTCAATTTTAAAATACACAAACAAAAAACAAAAGAATTGAAAGGTGAAAAAGTAGCTTTTGAAGATGGTATAGAACAAGGTAAAAAAATCGATTTAATTCAAGGAATAGAATCCTGTGATGATGCTAATCAATTTGTTTTAAATGCTTAA
- a CDS encoding helix-turn-helix domain-containing protein — MNLSQDDFGATFEIGRGLISNYINGKALPKIEAIQKICLHFEILIDDFINTDLSEAKPYGIQGGKLLTSNEKNPEPYVISPKYVELLEKAVEDKDKIIKSLEEKLGIDKSKTA, encoded by the coding sequence ATGAATCTTTCCCAAGATGATTTTGGAGCGACTTTTGAAATTGGAAGAGGATTAATAAGCAATTATATTAATGGAAAGGCTTTGCCTAAAATTGAAGCTATTCAAAAAATCTGTTTACATTTTGAAATTTTAATTGATGATTTCATAAATACTGATTTATCGGAAGCAAAACCTTATGGTATTCAAGGAGGTAAATTGTTAACTTCGAATGAAAAAAATCCAGAACCTTATGTAATAAGTCCTAAATATGTAGAATTGCTTGAAAAAGCAGTTGAGGATAAAGATAAAATCATTAAGTCTCTTGAAGAAAAATTAGGAATCGATAAAAGCAAAACTGCATAA
- a CDS encoding Bor family protein, which yields MKKMFTRFAVAFGAAVMLTSCYSYTSVVGTGAKGNSQTTKWNHYLIGGLAPVGVSDSKAMASGAEDYTVHTRQTFVNGLVSWITFGLYAPSTTTVTK from the coding sequence ATGAAAAAAATGTTTACACGTTTTGCAGTTGCTTTTGGTGCTGCTGTTATGTTGACTTCTTGCTATTCTTACACTAGTGTTGTAGGTACAGGAGCAAAAGGAAACAGTCAAACTACAAAATGGAATCATTATTTAATTGGTGGTCTTGCACCGGTTGGCGTTTCAGATTCTAAAGCTATGGCATCAGGAGCAGAGGACTATACTGTACACACAAGACAAACATTTGTAAACGGTTTGGTTTCGTGGATCACTTTTGGGCTTTATGCTCCATCAACGACAACGGTTACAAAGTAA